From a region of the [Eubacterium] eligens ATCC 27750 genome:
- a CDS encoding ATP-dependent helicase, which translates to MNIPERATKEQTEAITQTEGNIRVASVPGSGKTFVLTYRIAYLITELFVEPSSIVALTFTNKAASQMKHRLRNIVGDNANCFTGTFHGYCNMFLKEEIHRLTFPKTFTILDKKAELEMIKDVAEDMGISLKDNTAKKIMSDIDITKQDMSYVELMAGVDKTELKRRASSEKNVDKKVFYNYLKRQCDNYALDFEDLINFTLYILNRNEDVRIRWQEKCQYVLCDEYQDVNMKQDMLLHILSGLYQNLFVVGDDDQNIYTWRGSDPEYMINFDKTHENLQDYSLTENFRSTPQIVNAAKSLISANQNRLEKQMISNRPDGNKPVFNAADTEEKESLWIADTILDNVAKNMKYSDHTILVRAASQTRSLEEAFIKRKVPYKILSGAKFYESEEIRTVLSYMRMVYSLTDMDLLYTISRPRRGFGKKSVEKLKNAAAQNNCSLFKALGKQIEDGDITQKNVIEYYNAISELHDTYVTYTCTDIVNKCLDMGYRKALEQDIDQTRLDNVSELIRTITALEEDNQEKVELADLLSHFALFSAQDEDGEYNVVKVMTIHTAKGLEFDTVFVPGLVEGQFPSSRLRNEDEYEEERRLLYVAMTRAKNMLYLSTYRKKDGRFAARPSAFLSDIDTNLLDCINNSRVLIRGVTEQMLPKAVFEVGDKVRHKVFGTGEIVKVDKVTQTYEIQFENIRGTRRLMFRAELGRC; encoded by the coding sequence ATGAACATACCAGAAAGAGCAACGAAGGAACAGACAGAGGCAATAACACAGACAGAAGGCAACATAAGGGTTGCGTCAGTTCCAGGTTCGGGAAAAACATTTGTACTTACATATAGAATAGCATATCTTATAACAGAACTGTTCGTTGAGCCATCATCTATTGTGGCGCTTACATTTACAAACAAGGCAGCTTCGCAGATGAAGCACAGGTTAAGGAATATTGTTGGTGATAATGCCAACTGTTTTACGGGAACATTTCACGGATATTGTAACATGTTTCTTAAAGAGGAGATTCACAGGCTGACATTTCCCAAGACATTCACGATTCTTGATAAGAAGGCAGAGCTGGAGATGATTAAGGACGTGGCAGAGGATATGGGAATATCGCTCAAGGACAATACTGCGAAGAAGATAATGAGTGATATAGACATAACCAAGCAGGATATGTCCTATGTTGAGCTTATGGCAGGCGTTGATAAGACAGAGCTTAAAAGAAGGGCTTCCAGCGAGAAAAACGTGGATAAAAAGGTTTTCTATAATTATCTTAAGAGACAGTGTGACAATTATGCTCTGGACTTTGAAGACCTTATTAATTTCACTTTATATATTTTAAACAGGAATGAAGATGTGCGGATTCGCTGGCAGGAAAAATGCCAGTATGTACTGTGCGACGAGTATCAGGATGTCAATATGAAACAGGATATGCTGCTTCACATTCTAAGCGGTTTGTATCAGAATCTGTTCGTGGTAGGTGACGACGACCAGAATATATATACATGGCGTGGTTCTGACCCTGAATACATGATTAATTTTGACAAAACACATGAAAATCTGCAGGATTATTCACTTACTGAGAATTTCAGGAGTACTCCTCAGATTGTAAATGCAGCGAAATCCCTTATCTCTGCTAATCAGAACAGGCTTGAAAAGCAGATGATTTCTAACAGACCAGATGGCAATAAGCCGGTATTCAATGCAGCTGACACGGAGGAGAAAGAGTCTTTGTGGATAGCTGATACTATTCTTGATAATGTCGCTAAGAATATGAAGTACAGCGACCATACTATATTGGTGCGGGCTGCTTCACAGACAAGGTCGTTAGAGGAAGCATTTATAAAAAGAAAAGTTCCTTACAAGATACTAAGCGGTGCGAAATTCTATGAAAGCGAAGAGATAAGAACGGTGCTTTCATACATGAGAATGGTGTACAGTCTTACGGACATGGATTTGCTGTATACTATATCCAGACCGAGAAGGGGCTTTGGTAAGAAGTCTGTTGAGAAGCTTAAAAATGCAGCAGCACAGAACAACTGCAGTCTTTTCAAGGCACTTGGAAAGCAGATTGAAGATGGCGATATAACACAGAAAAATGTTATAGAATATTACAATGCAATCAGTGAATTGCATGATACATATGTTACTTATACCTGTACTGATATAGTAAACAAATGTCTTGATATGGGATATCGTAAGGCGTTGGAGCAGGACATCGACCAGACCAGACTTGATAATGTGTCAGAGCTTATCAGGACTATTACGGCACTGGAGGAAGATAATCAGGAAAAGGTTGAGCTGGCTGATCTGTTAAGCCATTTTGCATTATTTTCAGCGCAAGATGAGGACGGAGAGTATAATGTTGTAAAAGTAATGACAATTCATACAGCAAAAGGACTTGAGTTTGATACAGTATTTGTTCCAGGACTCGTTGAAGGACAGTTTCCAAGCAGCAGGCTTCGTAATGAAGACGAATATGAAGAGGAAAGAAGATTGTTGTATGTTGCAATGACGAGGGCTAAGAATATGCTTTACCTCAGCACTTATAGAAAGAAAGATGGCCGTTTCGCTGCAAGACCATCAGCATTTTTAAGTGACATTGATACTAATCTTCTTGACTGTATCAACAACAGCAGAGTATTAATCAGAGGTGTGACTGAGCAGATGCTGCCAAAGGCCGTATTTGAGG
- a CDS encoding nitroreductase family protein yields the protein MELQAVMEKRRSIRNYNPERKVTKEQLEELIKAASYAPSWKNLQTSRYYCVLSENAVKELREKCLPEFNQANSEGAGAYIVTTFVKGMVGFDKNTGSPVNEAGDGWGYYDLGLQNDNLLLKAAELGLDTLVMGIRDGEALRELLNIPDSENVVSVIAVGHRGQEPPERPKRKELDAVAKFI from the coding sequence ATGGAATTACAGGCAGTAATGGAGAAAAGAAGAAGCATAAGAAATTATAATCCAGAGAGAAAGGTTACTAAGGAACAGCTTGAGGAACTTATTAAGGCTGCGTCATATGCACCTTCATGGAAGAATCTGCAGACATCAAGATATTACTGTGTATTATCTGAAAATGCGGTGAAAGAACTTAGAGAAAAATGTCTTCCGGAATTTAATCAGGCTAATTCGGAAGGAGCAGGCGCATATATAGTCACAACATTTGTAAAGGGAATGGTCGGCTTTGATAAGAATACAGGCAGTCCGGTTAATGAGGCTGGTGACGGCTGGGGCTATTATGACCTTGGTCTGCAGAATGATAATCTGCTTCTTAAAGCTGCTGAACTGGGGCTTGATACTCTGGTAATGGGCATTAGAGATGGTGAGGCGTTAAGAGAATTGCTTAATATTCCAGACAGTGAAAATGTTGTGTCTGTTATTGCTGTCGGCCACAGGGGACAAGAGCCACCTGAAAGACCTAAGAGAAAAGAGCTTGATGCTGTCGCAAAATTTATATAA
- a CDS encoding M48 family metallopeptidase, with translation MNIQVIKSRRRTIGIEVHADGKVIVRTPLRMSSAAINRFIEEHDEWIRKKLDFVRQKSDNRHGTGAPGIECLSNQELDNIKDTFEKRVQYYCDIMNVSVGRITIRNQKTRWGSCSSKGNVNFNYQLYYMPQELMDYVIVHELSHRRHMNHSAEFWAEVEKYCPEYRTYRKQLKGYELT, from the coding sequence ATGAACATACAGGTAATAAAATCCAGAAGAAGAACAATAGGAATAGAGGTTCACGCAGATGGGAAAGTGATAGTAAGAACTCCATTGCGAATGTCATCAGCAGCGATTAACCGATTTATAGAAGAACATGATGAATGGATCAGGAAGAAACTGGATTTTGTCAGACAGAAATCAGATAACAGACACGGTACAGGTGCGCCGGGTATTGAATGTCTGTCGAATCAGGAACTTGATAATATAAAGGATACATTTGAAAAGAGAGTACAGTATTACTGTGATATAATGAATGTGAGCGTTGGAAGAATAACTATCCGTAACCAGAAAACAAGGTGGGGAAGCTGTAGTTCTAAAGGCAATGTGAATTTCAACTACCAGTTGTATTATATGCCGCAGGAGCTGATGGATTATGTAATCGTGCATGAGCTTTCGCACAGAAGGCATATGAATCATTCGGCAGAATTCTGGGCGGAGGTTGAAAAATACTGTCCGGAGTATAGAACATACAGAAAGCAGTTAAAGGGATATGAACTTACTTAG
- a CDS encoding YbaK/EbsC family protein has protein sequence MSLEKALGYLEKAGYREHVIQLGESTATVAMAAEALGVEPGRIAKTMSFLQGDKAVLIITEGTAKIDNRKYKDTFHVKAKMIPFEEVENIIGHAPGGVCPFGINEGIDVYLDESLKQFDIVYPAAGDDHSAVKLTIAELEDASQAKGWVDVCKEAENV, from the coding sequence ATGTCATTAGAAAAAGCACTTGGATATCTGGAGAAAGCAGGATACAGAGAGCATGTAATACAGCTTGGTGAATCAACAGCCACGGTTGCAATGGCAGCGGAGGCACTTGGAGTCGAGCCAGGAAGGATAGCCAAGACAATGTCTTTTCTTCAGGGCGACAAGGCAGTATTGATAATCACAGAAGGAACTGCGAAGATAGATAACAGAAAATATAAAGACACATTTCATGTAAAAGCAAAGATGATACCATTTGAAGAGGTTGAGAATATAATCGGACACGCTCCCGGTGGAGTCTGTCCATTTGGCATTAATGAGGGCATTGATGTATATCTTGATGAAAGCCTTAAACAGTTCGATATTGTGTATCCGGCAGCAGGTGACGACCATTCTGCGGTGAAACTTACAATTGCTGAGTTAGAAGACGCTTCACAGGCTAAGGGCTGGGTTGATGTGTGCAAGGAGGCGGAAAATGTTTAA
- a CDS encoding Hsp20/alpha crystallin family protein produces MLMPSIFGENLFNDDWMDFGFPEVDKALYGKHANNVMKTDVKETDTGYEVDIDLPGFKKDEINAQLDNGYLTISAAKGLDKDEKDKKGKYIRKERYAGAMSRSFYVGEGVTQEDIKAKYEDGILRLSVPKKEAKAVENKKYIAIEG; encoded by the coding sequence ATGTTGATGCCTAGTATTTTTGGAGAGAATTTATTTAATGATGATTGGATGGACTTCGGATTTCCTGAAGTTGACAAGGCTTTATATGGTAAGCATGCAAATAATGTAATGAAGACTGATGTTAAGGAAACTGATACAGGTTATGAAGTTGATATTGATCTTCCAGGATTTAAGAAGGATGAAATTAATGCACAGCTTGATAACGGTTACCTTACAATAAGTGCTGCTAAGGGACTTGATAAGGATGAAAAGGATAAGAAAGGTAAATACATCCGTAAGGAAAGATATGCTGGTGCTATGAGCCGTAGCTTCTATGTAGGTGAAGGTGTCACACAGGAAGATATCAAGGCTAAGTATGAAGATGGTATCTTAAGACTTTCAGTTCCTAAGAAAGAAGCTAAAGCAGTTGAGAATAAGAAGTACATTGCTATTGAAGGCTAA